Proteins encoded together in one Sander lucioperca isolate FBNREF2018 chromosome 17, SLUC_FBN_1.2, whole genome shotgun sequence window:
- the tox4b gene encoding TOX high mobility group box family member 4b isoform X3 produces the protein MEFPGGSDNYLTIAGSGHPFLSSSECATKPIDLFNLAGSAGGTFHTPSLGDEEFEIPPISLDPDSALTVSDVVSHFGELSDTGPSDSVVVPGNAVVEGDDPSFASTFVNAPSQGLEHLSLGVINQSGGSALLGSSLGMDLGHPIGSQFSSSSPVTIDVPLGDMSQGLLGSNQLTTIDQSELSAQLGLGLGGGNMLQHPQSPDNPLSATASPTSSLQDDDMDDFRRSVLVESPVSLAVSPGVISLDPSSLSDSPLSAPTSSISPAAGRKGGAGGKKGKKKKDPNEPQKPVSAYALFFRDTQAAIKGQNPNATFGEVSKIVASMWDSLGEEQKQIYKRKNEASKKDYLKALAEYRAGQIIEHMSTASIEVMDTSPSPPSPPPPAPAHAAIGSTLAARTTRSQHYNPEENTITNICTSNIIVDLPQVTTRSRTGAIKPQPAPAPSPPNPPAVTKIIIKQTQLPSGGVSVTAMPASSPRQPPPLQQMQSTPFLPRLQQMVHAQAPPPLQAKPRAAVAAATAPPPLQIKVIPSPRPSDSSVPIIVTSAGETPTSVNSSGLTVEVGQSADMVTAGEEVAEAEEGMEVEVSVAPVPSVTPAASRNICVRAGCTKPAVESKDWDKEYCSNECVATHCRDVFMAWCAIRGQNSTTVT, from the exons ACGTTCCACACTCCCAGCCTCGGCGATGAGGAGTTCGAAATACCTCCCATCTCCTTGGATCCAGACTCGGCCCTCACCGTGTCTGATGTGGTGTCCCATTTCGGGGAGCTGTCGGACACCGGCCCCTCCGATAGCGTGGTGGTACCCGGGAACGCTGTTGTCGAAGGGGACGACCCCTCGTTCGCCTCCACCTTCGTCAACGCGCCCTCACAGGGACTGGAGCACCTCAGTCTGGGAGTCATCAACCAGTCAGGAGGAAGTGCTTTGTTGGGGTCGTCACTGGGAATG GATCTCGGTCATCCCATCGGTTCTCAGTTCAGCAGCTCGTCTCCAGTGACCATCGACGTCCCCCTGGGGGACATGAGCCAGGGCCTGCTGGGATCCAACCAGCTGACAACTATCGACCAGTCCGAGCTCAGCGCTCAACTGGGGCTCGGCTTGGGAGGCGGGAACATGTTGCAACACCCCCAGTCGCCTGATAACCCTCTGTCGGCCACGGCGTCGCCCACCAGCTCACTCCAGGATGACGACATGGATGACTTTAGAAGA AGCGTCCTGGTGGAATCTCCGGTCTCTCTGGCTGTCTCTCCCGGAGTCATCTCCCTCGATCCCTCCTCCCTGTCCGACTCCCCGCTCTCGGCCCCCACCTCCAGCATCTCTCCAGCTGCCGGGCGgaaaggaggagcaggagggaagaaggggaagaagaagaaagacccCAACGAACCTCAGAAACCTGTGTCGGCCTACGCTTTGTTCTTCAGGGACACACAGGCAGCTATTAAGGGACAAAACCCCAACGCTACGTTTGGAGAAGTGTCTAAGATAGTGGCCTCCATGTGGGACAGCCTGGGGGAGGAGCAGAAACAG aTTTACAAGAGGAAAAACGAAGCGTCGAAGAAGGATTACTTGAAGGCGCTGGCGGAGTACAGAGCTGGCCAGATTATTGAACATATGTCCACG GCCTCTATTGAAGTCATGGACACCTCCCCGTCGCCCCCATCGCCCCCACCTCCAGCCCCGGCTCACGCTGCCATCGGCTCCACCCTAGCCGCTCGCACCACCAGGTCACAGCATTACAACCCCGAGGAGAACACCATCACTAACATCTGTACCTCCAACATCATCGTGGACCTGCCTCAGGTCACCACGCGCTCGCGCACAGGCGCCATCAAACCCCAACCTGCGCCCGCTCCCAGTCCGCCGAACCCCCCCGCCGTCACCAAGATCATCATCAAGCAGACGCAGCTGCCCTCCGGCGGCGTATCGGTCACTGCGATGCCCGCCTCCTCGCCGCGCCAGCCGCCGCCGCTGCAGCAGATGCAGAGCACCCCTTTTCTGCCCCGGCTGCAGCAGATGGTGCACGCCCAGGCCCCTCCACCTCTGCAGGCCAAACCACGAGCTGCTGTAGCAGCTGCCACAGCTCCACCTCCGCTGCAGATCAAGGTCATCCCATCGCCGCGGCCGTCAGATTCAAGCGTGCCAATCATTGTGACGTCAGCCGGTGAAACGCCCACGTCAGTGAACTCCTCTGGTCTGACGGTGGAGGTGGGCCAGTCGGCTGACATGGTGACGGCAGGAGAGGAAGTGGCGGAGGCAGAGGAAGGG ATGGAGGTCGAGGTGAGCGTTGCTCCTGTCCCGAGTGTGACTCCCGCCGCCAGCCGTAACATTTGTGTGCGCGCCGGCTGCACCAAGCCCGCTGTGGAGAGCAAAGACTGGGACAAGGAGTACTGTAGCAACGAGTGTGTCGCCACACACTGCAG AGATGTGTTCATGGCCTGGTGCGCCATCCGAGGGCAGAACTCCACCACCGTCACATAG
- the tox4b gene encoding TOX high mobility group box family member 4b isoform X4: MEFPGGSDNYLTIAGSGHPFLSSSETFHTPSLGDEEFEIPPISLDPDSALTVSDVVSHFGELSDTGPSDSVVVPGNAVVEGDDPSFASTFVNAPSQGLEHLSLGVINQSGGSALLGSSLGMDLGHPIGSQFSSSSPVTIDVPLGDMSQGLLGSNQLTTIDQSELSAQLGLGLGGGNMLQHPQSPDNPLSATASPTSSLQDDDMDDFRRSVLVESPVSLAVSPGVISLDPSSLSDSPLSAPTSSISPAAGRKGGAGGKKGKKKKDPNEPQKPVSAYALFFRDTQAAIKGQNPNATFGEVSKIVASMWDSLGEEQKQIYKRKNEASKKDYLKALAEYRAGQIIEHMSTASIEVMDTSPSPPSPPPPAPAHAAIGSTLAARTTRSQHYNPEENTITNICTSNIIVDLPQVTTRSRTGAIKPQPAPAPSPPNPPAVTKIIIKQTQLPSGGVSVTAMPASSPRQPPPLQQMQSTPFLPRLQQMVHAQAPPPLQAKPRAAVAAATAPPPLQIKVIPSPRPSDSSVPIIVTSAGETPTSVNSSGLTVEVGQSADMVTAGEEVAEAEEGMEVEVSVAPVPSVTPAASRNICVRAGCTKPAVESKDWDKEYCSNECVATHCRDVFMAWCAIRGQNSTTVT, translated from the exons ACGTTCCACACTCCCAGCCTCGGCGATGAGGAGTTCGAAATACCTCCCATCTCCTTGGATCCAGACTCGGCCCTCACCGTGTCTGATGTGGTGTCCCATTTCGGGGAGCTGTCGGACACCGGCCCCTCCGATAGCGTGGTGGTACCCGGGAACGCTGTTGTCGAAGGGGACGACCCCTCGTTCGCCTCCACCTTCGTCAACGCGCCCTCACAGGGACTGGAGCACCTCAGTCTGGGAGTCATCAACCAGTCAGGAGGAAGTGCTTTGTTGGGGTCGTCACTGGGAATG GATCTCGGTCATCCCATCGGTTCTCAGTTCAGCAGCTCGTCTCCAGTGACCATCGACGTCCCCCTGGGGGACATGAGCCAGGGCCTGCTGGGATCCAACCAGCTGACAACTATCGACCAGTCCGAGCTCAGCGCTCAACTGGGGCTCGGCTTGGGAGGCGGGAACATGTTGCAACACCCCCAGTCGCCTGATAACCCTCTGTCGGCCACGGCGTCGCCCACCAGCTCACTCCAGGATGACGACATGGATGACTTTAGAAGA AGCGTCCTGGTGGAATCTCCGGTCTCTCTGGCTGTCTCTCCCGGAGTCATCTCCCTCGATCCCTCCTCCCTGTCCGACTCCCCGCTCTCGGCCCCCACCTCCAGCATCTCTCCAGCTGCCGGGCGgaaaggaggagcaggagggaagaaggggaagaagaagaaagacccCAACGAACCTCAGAAACCTGTGTCGGCCTACGCTTTGTTCTTCAGGGACACACAGGCAGCTATTAAGGGACAAAACCCCAACGCTACGTTTGGAGAAGTGTCTAAGATAGTGGCCTCCATGTGGGACAGCCTGGGGGAGGAGCAGAAACAG aTTTACAAGAGGAAAAACGAAGCGTCGAAGAAGGATTACTTGAAGGCGCTGGCGGAGTACAGAGCTGGCCAGATTATTGAACATATGTCCACG GCCTCTATTGAAGTCATGGACACCTCCCCGTCGCCCCCATCGCCCCCACCTCCAGCCCCGGCTCACGCTGCCATCGGCTCCACCCTAGCCGCTCGCACCACCAGGTCACAGCATTACAACCCCGAGGAGAACACCATCACTAACATCTGTACCTCCAACATCATCGTGGACCTGCCTCAGGTCACCACGCGCTCGCGCACAGGCGCCATCAAACCCCAACCTGCGCCCGCTCCCAGTCCGCCGAACCCCCCCGCCGTCACCAAGATCATCATCAAGCAGACGCAGCTGCCCTCCGGCGGCGTATCGGTCACTGCGATGCCCGCCTCCTCGCCGCGCCAGCCGCCGCCGCTGCAGCAGATGCAGAGCACCCCTTTTCTGCCCCGGCTGCAGCAGATGGTGCACGCCCAGGCCCCTCCACCTCTGCAGGCCAAACCACGAGCTGCTGTAGCAGCTGCCACAGCTCCACCTCCGCTGCAGATCAAGGTCATCCCATCGCCGCGGCCGTCAGATTCAAGCGTGCCAATCATTGTGACGTCAGCCGGTGAAACGCCCACGTCAGTGAACTCCTCTGGTCTGACGGTGGAGGTGGGCCAGTCGGCTGACATGGTGACGGCAGGAGAGGAAGTGGCGGAGGCAGAGGAAGGG ATGGAGGTCGAGGTGAGCGTTGCTCCTGTCCCGAGTGTGACTCCCGCCGCCAGCCGTAACATTTGTGTGCGCGCCGGCTGCACCAAGCCCGCTGTGGAGAGCAAAGACTGGGACAAGGAGTACTGTAGCAACGAGTGTGTCGCCACACACTGCAG AGATGTGTTCATGGCCTGGTGCGCCATCCGAGGGCAGAACTCCACCACCGTCACATAG
- the tox4b gene encoding TOX high mobility group box family member 4b isoform X2, whose translation MDLNFYSDLTDGTGQHDGDPEFLDPQSFNGFDTDNKFPGGSDNYLTIAGSGHPFLSSSETFHTPSLGDEEFEIPPISLDPDSALTVSDVVSHFGELSDTGPSDSVVVPGNAVVEGDDPSFASTFVNAPSQGLEHLSLGVINQSGGSALLGSSLGMDLGHPIGSQFSSSSPVTIDVPLGDMSQGLLGSNQLTTIDQSELSAQLGLGLGGGNMLQHPQSPDNPLSATASPTSSLQDDDMDDFRRSVLVESPVSLAVSPGVISLDPSSLSDSPLSAPTSSISPAAGRKGGAGGKKGKKKKDPNEPQKPVSAYALFFRDTQAAIKGQNPNATFGEVSKIVASMWDSLGEEQKQIYKRKNEASKKDYLKALAEYRAGQIIEHMSTASIEVMDTSPSPPSPPPPAPAHAAIGSTLAARTTRSQHYNPEENTITNICTSNIIVDLPQVTTRSRTGAIKPQPAPAPSPPNPPAVTKIIIKQTQLPSGGVSVTAMPASSPRQPPPLQQMQSTPFLPRLQQMVHAQAPPPLQAKPRAAVAAATAPPPLQIKVIPSPRPSDSSVPIIVTSAGETPTSVNSSGLTVEVGQSADMVTAGEEVAEAEEGMEVEVSVAPVPSVTPAASRNICVRAGCTKPAVESKDWDKEYCSNECVATHCRDVFMAWCAIRGQNSTTVT comes from the exons ACGTTCCACACTCCCAGCCTCGGCGATGAGGAGTTCGAAATACCTCCCATCTCCTTGGATCCAGACTCGGCCCTCACCGTGTCTGATGTGGTGTCCCATTTCGGGGAGCTGTCGGACACCGGCCCCTCCGATAGCGTGGTGGTACCCGGGAACGCTGTTGTCGAAGGGGACGACCCCTCGTTCGCCTCCACCTTCGTCAACGCGCCCTCACAGGGACTGGAGCACCTCAGTCTGGGAGTCATCAACCAGTCAGGAGGAAGTGCTTTGTTGGGGTCGTCACTGGGAATG GATCTCGGTCATCCCATCGGTTCTCAGTTCAGCAGCTCGTCTCCAGTGACCATCGACGTCCCCCTGGGGGACATGAGCCAGGGCCTGCTGGGATCCAACCAGCTGACAACTATCGACCAGTCCGAGCTCAGCGCTCAACTGGGGCTCGGCTTGGGAGGCGGGAACATGTTGCAACACCCCCAGTCGCCTGATAACCCTCTGTCGGCCACGGCGTCGCCCACCAGCTCACTCCAGGATGACGACATGGATGACTTTAGAAGA AGCGTCCTGGTGGAATCTCCGGTCTCTCTGGCTGTCTCTCCCGGAGTCATCTCCCTCGATCCCTCCTCCCTGTCCGACTCCCCGCTCTCGGCCCCCACCTCCAGCATCTCTCCAGCTGCCGGGCGgaaaggaggagcaggagggaagaaggggaagaagaagaaagacccCAACGAACCTCAGAAACCTGTGTCGGCCTACGCTTTGTTCTTCAGGGACACACAGGCAGCTATTAAGGGACAAAACCCCAACGCTACGTTTGGAGAAGTGTCTAAGATAGTGGCCTCCATGTGGGACAGCCTGGGGGAGGAGCAGAAACAG aTTTACAAGAGGAAAAACGAAGCGTCGAAGAAGGATTACTTGAAGGCGCTGGCGGAGTACAGAGCTGGCCAGATTATTGAACATATGTCCACG GCCTCTATTGAAGTCATGGACACCTCCCCGTCGCCCCCATCGCCCCCACCTCCAGCCCCGGCTCACGCTGCCATCGGCTCCACCCTAGCCGCTCGCACCACCAGGTCACAGCATTACAACCCCGAGGAGAACACCATCACTAACATCTGTACCTCCAACATCATCGTGGACCTGCCTCAGGTCACCACGCGCTCGCGCACAGGCGCCATCAAACCCCAACCTGCGCCCGCTCCCAGTCCGCCGAACCCCCCCGCCGTCACCAAGATCATCATCAAGCAGACGCAGCTGCCCTCCGGCGGCGTATCGGTCACTGCGATGCCCGCCTCCTCGCCGCGCCAGCCGCCGCCGCTGCAGCAGATGCAGAGCACCCCTTTTCTGCCCCGGCTGCAGCAGATGGTGCACGCCCAGGCCCCTCCACCTCTGCAGGCCAAACCACGAGCTGCTGTAGCAGCTGCCACAGCTCCACCTCCGCTGCAGATCAAGGTCATCCCATCGCCGCGGCCGTCAGATTCAAGCGTGCCAATCATTGTGACGTCAGCCGGTGAAACGCCCACGTCAGTGAACTCCTCTGGTCTGACGGTGGAGGTGGGCCAGTCGGCTGACATGGTGACGGCAGGAGAGGAAGTGGCGGAGGCAGAGGAAGGG ATGGAGGTCGAGGTGAGCGTTGCTCCTGTCCCGAGTGTGACTCCCGCCGCCAGCCGTAACATTTGTGTGCGCGCCGGCTGCACCAAGCCCGCTGTGGAGAGCAAAGACTGGGACAAGGAGTACTGTAGCAACGAGTGTGTCGCCACACACTGCAG AGATGTGTTCATGGCCTGGTGCGCCATCCGAGGGCAGAACTCCACCACCGTCACATAG